In Segatella copri, a single genomic region encodes these proteins:
- a CDS encoding haloacid dehalogenase-like hydrolase produces the protein MNQKALVVDLDGTLMDTNTFKDYIIYVCMLALKKVRLDLVFLLCFLVFLRKTRLVSHELMKRLILLASKSLMNEKYLSDFVDTLWPKINVKVQDIISQWQDSNEFVLLSTAAPESYALIIAKRLALNGCSATPMPKRGINWKENVRRIKCENTLLFLGENNLTLEVLLTDHYDDLPLLKVAKKQNLIVNPSARTISCLNKNCIKYEIIKNDYVL, from the coding sequence ATGAATCAGAAAGCACTAGTAGTAGATTTGGATGGAACTTTGATGGATACCAATACATTCAAAGACTACATCATTTATGTTTGTATGCTTGCTTTAAAAAAGGTAAGATTGGATTTGGTATTTTTGTTATGTTTCTTAGTATTTCTAAGAAAAACTAGGCTGGTGTCTCACGAATTAATGAAAAGACTTATATTATTGGCATCGAAATCACTAATGAATGAGAAATACTTATCAGACTTTGTTGATACTTTGTGGCCTAAGATAAATGTAAAAGTGCAAGACATAATTTCTCAATGGCAAGATTCCAATGAGTTCGTGTTGCTGTCTACGGCTGCACCAGAATCTTATGCGCTAATTATTGCAAAACGATTAGCATTGAATGGATGTAGCGCTACTCCTATGCCCAAAAGAGGTATAAATTGGAAAGAAAATGTGAGAAGAATTAAATGTGAAAATACTCTGTTGTTTTTAGGGGAAAATAACTTGACTTTAGAGGTTCTCCTCACAGATCATTATGATGATTTACCTTTATTAAAAGTGGCGAAAAAACAAAATTTAATAGTTAATCCATCAGCTAGGACTATTTCATGTCTTAATAAAAATTGTATCAAATATGAAATTATAAAAAATGACTACGTTTTGTAG
- a CDS encoding IS4 family transposase: MSKDTKIISDLRSFFAKNDDNRAIKCIMGVMEHINIRSSQIGVEKKENCKFTTLQVLNLLMLFPFFVVKNASRYSNSSLSKLFNCDKDMFYRFMNDGNVKWRKLLYAMNLQLIKKISSSTTVHHDKPVCLIIDDTDAPKTGMTTELIGRIWSHVHQKSILGYKCLTMMLSDGVSQLFLDFSLHGEEGKDKQKVQGLTAKQRKARYTEDHEGQAVKDRVDEYLMKKTDKAIDMVKYAIKRGVRFDYLLVDSWFSNTKLVRFISSRHIKCHLLGMIKLGKTNYATKHGKMNAKQIIKHLQKEKACKHNKILRCTYCTRDVKLDGVPVRLFFCKRGRKGNWNGLLTTDLSLSFLEAYRIYARRWATEVAYKDCKTLLNFGKCQSVHFAAQIASFTLTMMQYNILCTVKRFEAYETIGGLFTEVTNDTLELSVTDKIWAIILDFVLEAAERYSIDATELLADFIESNPVAHTLRNMYIYKQAS; the protein is encoded by the coding sequence GTGAGCAAAGATACAAAAATTATTTCAGATCTGCGAAGCTTTTTCGCAAAAAATGACGATAATCGTGCAATTAAGTGCATTATGGGTGTGATGGAACATATAAATATACGCTCCAGCCAGATTGGAGTAGAGAAGAAAGAGAACTGCAAGTTCACCACTTTGCAGGTACTCAACCTCCTCATGCTCTTCCCGTTCTTCGTAGTCAAGAATGCGAGTCGATACTCCAACTCGTCCTTGAGTAAATTGTTCAATTGTGATAAAGACATGTTCTATCGTTTTATGAATGATGGCAACGTCAAGTGGCGCAAGTTACTATATGCAATGAATCTTCAGCTGATAAAGAAGATATCAAGCAGCACAACTGTTCATCATGACAAGCCGGTTTGTTTGATTATTGATGATACTGATGCACCTAAGACTGGTATGACGACCGAACTCATAGGAAGAATCTGGTCTCATGTTCATCAAAAGAGCATCCTTGGTTATAAGTGTCTGACCATGATGTTGTCCGATGGCGTTAGCCAGCTCTTTCTCGATTTCTCTCTTCATGGTGAGGAGGGAAAGGACAAGCAAAAGGTTCAGGGACTTACTGCTAAGCAACGCAAAGCTCGCTATACCGAGGACCACGAAGGGCAAGCGGTAAAAGATCGTGTGGATGAATATCTGATGAAGAAGACAGACAAGGCCATAGATATGGTCAAGTATGCCATCAAGCGAGGTGTTCGCTTTGATTACTTGCTCGTAGATAGCTGGTTTTCAAACACTAAGCTTGTGCGTTTCATTTCCAGCAGACATATCAAGTGTCACCTGTTGGGCATGATTAAACTGGGCAAAACCAACTATGCAACGAAGCATGGCAAGATGAATGCCAAGCAAATCATCAAGCACCTGCAAAAGGAGAAGGCATGCAAACACAACAAAATACTTCGCTGTACCTATTGTACAAGGGACGTTAAGTTGGATGGTGTGCCAGTCCGTTTGTTCTTTTGCAAGCGAGGACGCAAGGGAAACTGGAATGGGTTGTTGACCACAGACCTTTCTCTTAGCTTCCTTGAGGCGTATCGTATTTATGCCAGACGATGGGCTACCGAAGTTGCATACAAGGATTGCAAGACCTTGCTGAACTTTGGTAAATGCCAGTCTGTACATTTTGCCGCTCAAATTGCTAGCTTCACTTTGACAATGATGCAGTATAACATCTTGTGTACAGTGAAGAGATTTGAAGCGTATGAAACCATCGGTGGTCTCTTTACAGAGGTTACCAATGACACTCTCGAGTTGTCCGTAACGGACAAGATATGGGCTATCATTTTGGACTTCGTTCTGGAAGCAGCAGAGCGTTACTCTATAGATGCTACAGAGTTGCTGGCAGATTTCATCGAAAGTAATCCTGTTGCCCATACGCTGCGTAATATGTATATTTATAAACAAGCAAGTTGA
- a CDS encoding NAD-dependent epimerase/dehydratase family protein: MNYIITGGTGFIGTHLTNLIKERYPNAQVYNLDIVKPGTPNPVVKDYKPALRDGQKLQSTFIEYDIRKPIENLPFTPTEDDVIFNFAAVHRTPGHEDHEYFETNIRGAENVVAFAEKWNIKKIVFTSSIAPYGAAEELKKETTLPTPNTAYGISKLVAEKIHEKWQNGDAAHRQLTIVRPGVVFGKGENGNFTRLYWAIRGHKFAYPGRKDTIKACIYVKELVRFMLYRLEHHEHGVELYNCCFEPAYTIQHIVEAMKKVTGLTQFVPDIPNWVIMPMARTAMLLGSPMGICPARVKKLQISTNICGEKLKNCGYQFKWSFEEALADWFEDNDRKYLK, translated from the coding sequence ATGAACTATATTATCACTGGCGGTACTGGTTTCATTGGTACCCATCTTACAAATTTGATTAAGGAGCGTTATCCTAACGCCCAAGTATATAACCTCGACATCGTTAAGCCTGGTACTCCTAATCCAGTAGTGAAGGATTACAAGCCTGCTTTGCGTGATGGTCAGAAGTTGCAGTCAACTTTCATCGAGTATGACATCCGTAAGCCTATCGAGAACTTGCCATTTACTCCTACAGAGGATGATGTCATCTTCAACTTTGCTGCTGTGCATCGTACTCCTGGACATGAGGATCATGAGTATTTTGAGACGAATATCCGTGGTGCTGAGAATGTGGTGGCTTTTGCAGAGAAGTGGAATATCAAGAAGATTGTGTTTACTTCTAGTATTGCACCATACGGAGCTGCTGAGGAATTGAAGAAGGAGACTACTTTGCCTACTCCTAATACTGCATACGGTATCTCTAAATTGGTGGCTGAGAAGATTCATGAGAAGTGGCAGAATGGTGATGCGGCTCATCGCCAGCTCACTATCGTTCGTCCTGGTGTGGTATTCGGAAAGGGTGAGAATGGTAACTTCACCAGATTGTATTGGGCTATCCGTGGTCATAAGTTTGCGTATCCTGGCAGAAAGGATACCATCAAGGCTTGTATCTATGTAAAGGAGTTGGTTCGCTTCATGTTGTATCGCTTGGAACATCATGAACATGGTGTTGAGTTGTATAACTGTTGCTTCGAGCCTGCTTATACTATCCAGCATATTGTTGAGGCTATGAAAAAGGTAACAGGTTTAACTCAGTTTGTACCTGATATTCCTAACTGGGTTATCATGCCTATGGCTAGAACTGCCATGCTTCTTGGTTCGCCAATGGGTATCTGTCCTGCCAGAGTGAAGAAACTCCAGATTTCTACTAATATCTGTGGTGAGAAGTTGAAGAACTGTGGCTATCAGTTTAAGTGGAGTTTTGAGGAAGCTCTCGCTGACTGGTTTGAGGATAATGACAGAAAATATCTGAAATAA
- a CDS encoding serine O-acetyltransferase, with translation MLKNRSRLLEFLIEDAKLYPKVSSSYFKCLKNRLATTPQSSTYRIWLYVKNLRYAEYNKNNSILAKPKGINSLYHTLCMIYRYWRLRVLSRKTGFQIDPGSFGKGLLIYHYGSIIVNGDAKIGDYATIFPGVVIGAKSNGCPVIGNHVMIGAGAKILGGVHIGNHVTIAPNAVVVKDIPDNAIVVGIPARILKFKENEDSSN, from the coding sequence ATGCTTAAGAATCGTTCACGATTGTTAGAATTTCTGATAGAGGATGCTAAGTTGTATCCCAAGGTTTCATCAAGTTATTTTAAGTGTCTAAAGAACCGTTTGGCGACAACTCCTCAATCTTCAACTTATAGAATATGGCTTTATGTCAAGAATCTGCGTTATGCAGAATACAATAAGAATAATTCTATACTTGCCAAGCCCAAAGGTATAAATAGCCTTTATCATACGTTATGTATGATTTATCGTTATTGGCGATTAAGAGTATTGTCACGAAAAACAGGATTCCAGATAGATCCTGGTTCTTTCGGAAAAGGTCTCTTGATTTATCATTATGGTAGCATCATAGTTAACGGCGATGCAAAGATAGGAGATTATGCAACCATATTCCCTGGAGTTGTAATCGGAGCCAAATCAAATGGTTGCCCGGTTATAGGCAATCACGTTATGATTGGTGCTGGTGCAAAGATTCTTGGGGGGGTACATATTGGTAATCATGTGACAATAGCCCCTAATGCGGTAGTAGTAAAGGATATACCCGACAATGCGATAGTTGTAGGTATACCTGCTCGAATACTAAAATTTAAAGAAAATGAGGATAGTTCAAATTAA
- a CDS encoding glycosyltransferase: MRIVQINTVYKTGGSTGRIAYEINQIAAELGNETYAIYGYETSEMPADNSLRLQGRIRRKWNILKTRVWPHHGFYNMHETKRLMKFLDNFRPDIIHLHNIHNSYINVKMLFSYIKQHHIPVVWTLHDCWSFTGWCAYFDMANCFKWMEGCHGICPCKHDYPKTWFFNLGQQNWNDKRQVFAGCDNLTIVTPSKWLANHVKNSFLKSYPIRVINNGVDLSVFKQNSSNVRDKYGITKNVKIVLAVMNNWEKRKGISFLLELPTHLKSDQILVIVGLTDKQLKVLPSERCLGIKRTDSVSDLAGLYNEASVFINPTLEDNFPTTNLEALACGTPVVTFDTGGSAESIDAETGVVVKKGDFENLLSSIQSVIEKGKAYYANRCISRAQKLYDSYKQNLEYVKLYNEIIKNEPKNYDSHSLL; the protein is encoded by the coding sequence ATGAGGATAGTTCAAATTAACACTGTATATAAAACAGGTGGGAGTACTGGTAGAATAGCTTATGAAATTAATCAAATTGCAGCCGAGTTAGGAAATGAAACTTATGCAATATATGGCTATGAAACTTCTGAAATGCCAGCAGACAATTCTTTAAGATTGCAAGGTCGTATAAGAAGAAAGTGGAACATCCTAAAAACAAGGGTATGGCCACATCATGGTTTTTATAATATGCATGAAACAAAACGGTTGATGAAATTTTTAGATAATTTCAGACCAGATATCATTCATCTGCATAATATACATAATTCGTATATTAATGTAAAAATGCTATTCAGTTATATTAAGCAGCATCATATTCCAGTTGTTTGGACTTTGCATGATTGTTGGAGCTTTACAGGATGGTGCGCTTACTTTGATATGGCGAATTGTTTTAAATGGATGGAAGGATGCCACGGAATATGTCCATGTAAGCATGATTATCCAAAGACATGGTTCTTTAATCTAGGTCAGCAAAATTGGAATGATAAAAGGCAAGTTTTTGCAGGGTGCGATAATCTAACGATAGTTACGCCTTCAAAATGGTTGGCAAATCACGTAAAGAATTCTTTCTTGAAATCTTATCCTATAAGAGTTATAAATAATGGTGTAGATTTGAGTGTTTTCAAGCAGAATTCCTCAAATGTCAGAGACAAATATGGCATTACGAAGAATGTAAAAATAGTCCTTGCTGTCATGAATAACTGGGAAAAAAGAAAGGGTATTTCTTTTTTGTTAGAATTACCTACGCACTTAAAGTCTGATCAAATATTAGTTATTGTTGGATTAACAGATAAACAGTTGAAGGTTTTGCCAAGTGAACGTTGTTTGGGGATAAAGCGAACAGATTCAGTGTCAGATCTTGCTGGTCTTTATAATGAAGCTTCTGTTTTTATAAACCCAACATTGGAAGATAATTTTCCGACAACAAATTTGGAGGCTCTCGCTTGTGGTACTCCAGTTGTTACCTTTGATACTGGTGGCAGTGCGGAGTCTATTGATGCTGAAACAGGCGTTGTTGTAAAGAAAGGAGATTTTGAAAATTTGCTTTCTTCGATACAATCTGTAATAGAAAAAGGTAAGGCATATTATGCAAATAGATGCATAAGCAGAGCCCAGAAACTTTATGATAGTTATAAGCAGAATTTAGAATATGTAAAACTTTATAATGAAATAATTAAAAATGAACCCAAAAATTACGATTCTCACAGCTTGTTATAA
- a CDS encoding tetratricopeptide repeat protein — translation MKKERETANKYRQQALEGDLMAMNNMGVCYAQGIGVVEDHVMAFQWYMKAAELGDIYACYNVAECYYQGDGVEQDFERALHWYLIAAEKGDVQSQVNAANAFYLGQGTKEDHVKAHQWWLKAAQGGHLQSHSPRI, via the coding sequence ATGAAAAAGGAACGTGAAACGGCAAACAAATATCGTCAGCAAGCTCTTGAAGGAGATTTAATGGCGATGAACAACATGGGTGTCTGCTATGCGCAAGGCATCGGTGTTGTGGAGGATCATGTGATGGCATTTCAGTGGTACATGAAGGCTGCTGAACTGGGTGATATTTACGCATGCTACAATGTGGCAGAATGCTACTACCAGGGAGATGGAGTGGAACAGGACTTCGAAAGAGCTCTTCATTGGTATCTGATTGCTGCAGAGAAAGGAGATGTACAATCACAGGTTAACGCTGCCAATGCATTTTACCTGGGGCAGGGAACTAAAGAAGACCACGTAAAGGCTCACCAATGGTGGCTGAAAGCTGCTCAAGGGGGACATCTTCAGAGCCACAGCCCAAGGATTTGA
- a CDS encoding phosphoribosyltransferase translates to MKVKTLYTEEFNKECTALGHEIFAQFHPDVIIGVLTGGGFVGRQVAKVSPSKPIYTEIKIQRGGTSKKEKGLLHKILQCLPYSVLNVLRMLESVLLEYKSKKNNPKREGTICLPKDIISILSERKRKVLLVDDAIDSGATLLLIKQYLLNEFPDIDVKIAVITVTTRHPLVMADYYRYNNRTLIRFPWSNDIKR, encoded by the coding sequence ATGAAGGTAAAAACATTATATACAGAAGAATTTAATAAAGAATGCACCGCTCTGGGGCATGAAATATTTGCTCAGTTCCACCCTGATGTCATTATCGGTGTTTTGACTGGTGGCGGATTTGTAGGAAGACAGGTAGCTAAAGTATCGCCCTCAAAGCCAATCTACACCGAAATTAAAATACAGCGTGGCGGTACATCAAAAAAAGAAAAGGGACTTTTGCATAAGATACTTCAATGCTTACCTTATAGTGTCTTGAATGTTCTGCGTATGCTAGAGTCGGTATTATTAGAGTATAAATCTAAGAAAAACAATCCAAAGCGAGAAGGTACTATATGTTTGCCTAAGGATATTATATCCATATTGTCAGAAAGAAAGAGAAAAGTGTTGTTAGTTGATGATGCAATTGATAGCGGAGCAACACTTTTACTTATCAAACAATATTTGTTGAATGAATTCCCTGATATTGATGTTAAGATAGCGGTTATAACCGTTACAACCAGGCATCCACTTGTAATGGCTGATTATTATAGATATAACAACCGTACTCTTATACGTTTCCCTTGGTCTAATGATATTAAAAGATGA
- a CDS encoding glycosyltransferase family 32 protein — MIQKKIHYCWFGGNPLPASAQKCIASWRKYLPDYEIKEWNESNFDVNIIPYTAEAYKAKKYAFVSDYARFWILYKYGGLYFDTDVEVIKNMDDIIAKGPFMAFEDVSDGKYPIAPGLVMGALPKMDFLSHIIDVYRRKDFGFGRGMDNVVTLTTNIFIEKGLLQNNELQKVYDFIIYPTEYFCPLSKSTGKMRITNNTCGIHWYDGTWLSRKDKVGQYIRMHFGEKVFLLMCRVKNIFSFVRK; from the coding sequence ATGATACAAAAAAAAATTCATTATTGCTGGTTTGGTGGTAATCCATTGCCAGCGAGTGCACAGAAGTGTATTGCGTCATGGAGAAAATATCTCCCTGATTATGAGATAAAGGAATGGAACGAGAGTAACTTTGACGTGAATATCATTCCTTATACAGCTGAGGCATACAAGGCGAAGAAGTATGCCTTTGTGAGTGATTATGCCCGTTTCTGGATTCTCTATAAGTATGGTGGCCTTTATTTTGATACGGATGTAGAGGTCATCAAGAATATGGATGATATCATTGCAAAAGGTCCGTTTATGGCTTTTGAGGATGTAAGTGATGGAAAATACCCAATAGCTCCTGGTCTTGTTATGGGTGCTTTACCTAAAATGGATTTTTTATCCCATATTATAGACGTATATAGACGGAAGGACTTTGGTTTTGGCCGAGGTATGGATAATGTGGTGACCTTGACTACAAATATATTTATCGAAAAGGGTTTGTTGCAAAATAACGAATTACAAAAGGTGTATGATTTTATCATATACCCAACGGAATATTTTTGCCCATTGTCAAAATCAACTGGTAAAATGAGAATAACCAATAATACTTGTGGTATACATTGGTATGATGGTACTTGGCTTTCTAGAAAGGATAAGGTGGGGCAGTATATTAGAATGCACTTTGGTGAAAAAGTATTCCTTTTGATGTGTAGAGTGAAAAATATATTTAGTTTTGTTCGAAAATGA
- a CDS encoding glycosyltransferase family 2 protein — protein MNPKITILTACYNGAAHIEETIQSVIVQCYDNLEYVIVDGGSTDGTLDIIKKYEKYVDVLISEPDNGISDAFNKGIKVATGDLICIVNSDDVLIENALNQFASKYIPGYDIYRCNQVFWNDKTDTKTRDVPTMKFPIPPLSLHICHNATFVTKEAYEKYGVYKLFFKYIMDLDFFVRAYKQGAKFFYIDLDVVNFRLGGVSQSHNKQKWDEYMRVISGNGGTIAQKLVFCVYLKMRFLAKKLVMLVNPDFRLKLTQKKIQ, from the coding sequence ATGAACCCAAAAATTACGATTCTCACAGCTTGTTATAATGGTGCTGCTCACATTGAGGAAACTATCCAAAGTGTTATCGTTCAATGCTATGACAATTTGGAATATGTTATTGTAGATGGAGGTTCTACAGACGGCACTCTTGATATAATTAAAAAGTATGAGAAATATGTAGATGTTTTAATATCAGAACCCGATAATGGCATCAGTGATGCTTTTAATAAAGGTATCAAGGTTGCAACTGGTGATTTAATTTGCATTGTAAATAGCGATGATGTATTGATTGAAAATGCGCTAAATCAGTTTGCAAGTAAATACATACCTGGATATGATATTTATAGATGTAATCAAGTGTTTTGGAACGACAAGACTGACACAAAGACAAGAGATGTGCCGACAATGAAATTCCCAATTCCTCCGCTATCATTACATATTTGTCATAATGCGACATTTGTGACTAAGGAGGCATATGAAAAATATGGAGTTTACAAACTTTTCTTTAAGTATATAATGGACTTAGACTTTTTTGTACGTGCATACAAACAAGGAGCAAAGTTTTTCTATATAGACCTAGATGTTGTAAACTTCAGACTAGGAGGTGTCAGTCAGTCTCATAACAAACAAAAATGGGATGAATATATGAGAGTTATTTCTGGTAATGGAGGAACCATCGCTCAAAAACTTGTGTTTTGTGTTTACTTGAAGATGAGATTTTTGGCAAAGAAATTAGTCATGCTCGTAAATCCTGATTTTAGATTGAAACTAACCCAAAAGAAAATACAATGA
- a CDS encoding toll/interleukin-1 receptor domain-containing protein translates to MIKAFISHSSAQKTFAQELVNKIGRDYCKIDCFDFEPAYKSIDEIFRAIDSCTIFVLLISKEALASDWVQKEIAKAKDKLTAGQLEQFWPYIIDKSLALDDVPAWMAKDECYNLKYFVSPEMLRKDIEQKIRRLIWRENPKIKALETTIIGRSAEIDTFETKIFSNRGRNLRGVIISGRNGVGKDAFARQCLYKLGKSLEIEPYRITMDVKESIENFIVYLNLYCRLYNKDELENKLDSSPHEKAEIAVELLNEIYDSQTVVFVEDNMACVLPNMELPEWLIDVVNSPNLNKQIGLFIKSGISPHSYVESEVPKLVHIQLLPLKSSDRRKLFYQYANFYDLNNVADADVDFFVNRLLQSPSQILNAVEVCANKGVLAAKGDISHLINSGTTKMRPLLDMFMGDELSKDILIILATFEFISFDILEQIFENQYEAVQMVISKMMVYGILSTFGPSDSFVRLDHFICDYIKRNRIPLPKDLECHVKEVVENSVTTADITEDVSLYLYNIKRNIISGNVKVNSNAFLVPSVVIKSLMDVYNKHNYPLVIKICDSIANDLHSYYKDIHREISYWACLALCRMAKNNQRSCERFWSEVKNIDGADADFLKGFFFRNQGDYEQAEKYYLKTLKKSKMQKAKRELVTVLLCRNRFDDAFSMARENYENDPDNTYHIHAYFRCLVKKHNLGRDDIKVISELMDAVQNSYSLKKEELYVAMEIEYKAYVKKMNVVKMLQFISESIKAYPDSMDIKRAANEYKLRQGIITKDTFEKEQRNMLIN, encoded by the coding sequence ATGATAAAAGCGTTTATATCACATAGTAGTGCGCAAAAAACTTTTGCGCAAGAGCTCGTTAATAAAATAGGGCGAGACTATTGCAAAATAGACTGTTTTGATTTCGAGCCCGCATATAAATCTATAGATGAAATTTTCAGAGCAATAGATTCGTGTACAATCTTCGTACTTCTTATTTCAAAAGAAGCACTGGCTTCAGATTGGGTTCAAAAAGAGATAGCTAAAGCTAAAGATAAGCTGACAGCCGGGCAGTTAGAGCAATTTTGGCCTTATATTATCGATAAGTCTTTGGCCTTGGATGATGTTCCTGCATGGATGGCTAAAGATGAATGCTATAATTTGAAGTATTTTGTTAGTCCAGAAATGCTTCGAAAAGATATTGAGCAAAAAATACGCCGATTGATATGGAGAGAAAACCCTAAGATAAAAGCTTTGGAGACAACTATTATTGGCCGAAGCGCAGAAATAGATACTTTTGAGACTAAGATATTCTCTAATCGAGGTAGAAATCTTAGAGGTGTTATTATTTCTGGTAGAAATGGTGTTGGAAAGGATGCTTTCGCTCGTCAATGTCTATATAAATTGGGTAAGAGCTTGGAAATTGAGCCATATCGCATTACAATGGATGTAAAGGAGAGTATCGAGAATTTTATAGTTTATCTCAATCTTTACTGTAGATTGTATAATAAGGATGAACTAGAAAATAAGCTGGATTCTTCGCCTCATGAGAAAGCAGAAATAGCTGTTGAGTTGTTGAATGAAATATATGATTCGCAAACCGTTGTGTTTGTAGAGGATAATATGGCTTGTGTGTTACCAAATATGGAATTACCAGAATGGCTGATAGATGTTGTGAATAGCCCCAATTTGAATAAGCAGATAGGTTTATTTATAAAGTCAGGTATTTCACCTCATTCATATGTGGAGTCAGAGGTTCCAAAGCTAGTCCATATCCAGTTGTTACCTTTGAAAAGTAGTGATCGACGTAAGCTATTCTATCAATATGCTAATTTTTATGATTTGAATAATGTAGCGGATGCTGATGTTGATTTCTTTGTAAATCGATTGTTACAGTCACCTTCACAAATCCTAAATGCGGTAGAAGTATGTGCGAACAAGGGCGTTCTTGCTGCCAAGGGCGATATTTCTCATCTAATAAATTCTGGAACTACTAAGATGCGTCCTTTGCTTGATATGTTTATGGGGGATGAATTGTCAAAGGATATTTTGATTATCTTGGCTACTTTTGAATTTATCTCGTTTGACATTTTAGAACAAATTTTTGAAAATCAATATGAAGCTGTCCAAATGGTCATTTCCAAAATGATGGTTTATGGAATTTTGTCGACTTTTGGGCCTTCGGATTCTTTTGTTCGTTTAGATCATTTTATTTGCGACTATATTAAGAGAAATCGCATACCATTGCCAAAAGATTTGGAATGTCATGTAAAAGAAGTGGTTGAAAATAGTGTTACAACAGCAGATATAACCGAAGATGTTTCCCTTTATCTCTATAATATAAAGAGAAACATTATTTCAGGTAATGTAAAAGTAAATAGCAATGCCTTCTTGGTTCCTTCTGTCGTTATAAAGTCGCTAATGGATGTGTATAATAAACATAATTATCCTTTAGTAATAAAAATTTGTGATAGTATTGCCAATGATCTTCATAGTTATTATAAAGATATACATCGTGAAATCTCTTATTGGGCATGCCTTGCCTTATGTAGAATGGCAAAGAATAACCAAAGAAGTTGTGAGCGTTTTTGGTCAGAAGTCAAGAATATTGATGGAGCTGATGCTGATTTTTTGAAGGGCTTTTTCTTTCGTAATCAAGGTGATTATGAGCAGGCTGAAAAATATTATCTAAAGACGCTGAAAAAATCGAAGATGCAAAAGGCAAAGCGGGAGTTGGTCACTGTTCTTTTGTGTAGAAATCGATTTGATGATGCATTTAGCATGGCTAGGGAAAATTATGAGAATGATCCTGATAATACGTATCATATCCATGCTTATTTTAGATGCTTGGTCAAAAAACACAATTTGGGAAGGGATGACATAAAAGTAATTTCTGAACTGATGGATGCGGTTCAGAATAGCTATTCTTTGAAAAAGGAAGAATTGTATGTAGCTATGGAAATAGAGTACAAGGCTTATGTGAAGAAAATGAACGTGGTAAAGATGTTGCAGTTTATTTCTGAGTCGATTAAGGCTTATCCTGATTCTATGGATATAAAAAGAGCTGCTAATGAATATAAATTGCGCCAAGGTATTATCACTAAGGATACTTTCGAGAAGGAGCAAAGAAATATGCTAATAAACTAA
- the thiM gene encoding hydroxyethylthiazole kinase, which produces MKTDLRLIQEQQPLIHNITNYVAMNFVANSLLAIGASPIMARAEEEVEEISSKSNALALNLGVPESTTAHSMILAGETAMKKRIPIVFDVVGVGATRFRMDIASQIILRCHPTVIKGNASEIQALYSHQIGMQGVDSHQETYEVEKQAKKLAQQLSCIIVVTGAIDFITDGERMAYVHEGHSMMSKVTAMGCTATGIVGAFLAVNSDPLEASFHAMKAMGIAGKRAASQSRGNGSMMINFLDELCNLVADV; this is translated from the coding sequence ATGAAGACAGATTTACGATTGATACAAGAGCAGCAGCCTCTCATACACAACATAACCAATTATGTGGCTATGAACTTTGTTGCCAACAGCCTATTGGCTATTGGAGCATCACCTATCATGGCGCGTGCCGAGGAAGAAGTGGAGGAAATCAGTAGCAAGAGCAATGCCTTGGCTCTCAACCTGGGTGTTCCGGAAAGCACCACTGCTCACTCGATGATACTGGCAGGGGAAACTGCCATGAAAAAAAGAATTCCTATCGTATTTGATGTGGTTGGAGTAGGAGCCACCCGCTTTCGTATGGATATAGCATCACAGATTATCCTCAGGTGTCACCCTACAGTCATCAAGGGAAATGCCAGTGAGATTCAGGCATTGTACTCTCACCAGATAGGCATGCAGGGAGTGGACAGTCACCAGGAAACCTATGAGGTTGAGAAACAGGCTAAGAAACTGGCTCAGCAACTTTCCTGTATCATAGTTGTAACTGGAGCCATAGACTTCATCACGGATGGCGAAAGAATGGCTTATGTTCATGAAGGACATTCCATGATGAGCAAGGTTACTGCAATGGGATGTACTGCCACTGGTATCGTTGGGGCATTTCTTGCTGTGAACTCCGATCCTCTGGAAGCATCTTTTCATGCCATGAAAGCTATGGGAATTGCCGGAAAAAGGGCAGCTTCCCAGTCTAGAGGCAATGGTAGCATGATGATTAACTTCCTCGATGAACTCTGCAATCTTGTGGCTGATGTCTAG